A part of Geothrix oryzae genomic DNA contains:
- a CDS encoding PepSY-associated TM helix domain-containing protein: MTRPRRFLVWLRKVHAWVGLAGAALGLLFGTTGFLLNHRAVLKVPGGRVETERIQLELTEAPASPEALARDLALRFGFAPERARWQVQPAKPVRFSGAPVTTAGTWTVLLGTHRRQARATYLPGNRTVDVEARRADLIGTLQRMHKSDAGHAPWILLADAFAGALVFLTLSGTLLWTRLAGERMLAIALAAGGFLTLMLVAALAW; encoded by the coding sequence ATGACCCGCCCCCGCCGCTTCCTCGTCTGGCTTCGCAAGGTCCACGCCTGGGTGGGCCTGGCGGGCGCGGCCCTGGGTCTCCTCTTCGGGACCACCGGCTTTCTGCTGAACCATCGGGCGGTCCTGAAGGTTCCGGGGGGTCGCGTCGAAACCGAGAGGATCCAGCTGGAACTCACCGAAGCCCCGGCCTCGCCCGAGGCCCTGGCCCGAGACCTGGCCCTCCGCTTCGGCTTCGCGCCCGAGCGGGCCCGCTGGCAGGTCCAGCCCGCGAAGCCCGTGCGGTTCAGCGGGGCCCCCGTCACCACGGCGGGCACCTGGACCGTCCTCCTGGGCACCCACCGCCGCCAGGCCCGCGCCACCTACCTGCCGGGCAACCGCACGGTGGATGTGGAGGCGCGCCGGGCCGACCTCATCGGGACCCTCCAGCGCATGCACAAGTCCGATGCGGGTCACGCACCCTGGATCCTCCTCGCGGACGCCTTCGCGGGGGCCCTGGTCTTCCTCACCTTGAGCGGAACCCTGCTCTGGACCCGCCTCGCCGGCGAGAGGATGCTGGCCATCGCCCTGGCGGCGGGCGGTTTCCTGACCCTGATGCTGGTCGCCGCCCTGGCCTGGTAG
- a CDS encoding energy transducer TonB, with protein MLQTLPIPFAAPQTQPETREPMPSLEDLVYRASLVTSDAPLHRGDRKRVLGLSLAVYGLLGAAGLILSARSATALMAPPKTVTISLLEEAPLLAPPPPPAGVQTAPSTSRASSTPQEPQVTPVPTPSSPVESPMPAGTAPAHGSGPGVSGGVPGGVAGGTVGGVVGGTVGGIVPPRFDATYLQNPPPDYPSLSRRLGEEGRIILRVLISPEGLPRDIQLQASSGFPRLDQAALQTVRRWRFAPAMRGDEPLAAWVLVPIRFNLES; from the coding sequence ATGCTCCAGACCCTTCCGATCCCCTTTGCCGCCCCCCAGACCCAACCCGAAACCCGGGAACCCATGCCCTCTCTGGAGGACCTGGTCTACCGGGCCAGTCTGGTCACCTCCGATGCGCCCCTCCACCGCGGGGACCGGAAGCGAGTGCTGGGGTTGAGCCTTGCCGTCTACGGTCTGCTCGGCGCGGCGGGTCTGATCCTCAGCGCCCGCTCGGCCACGGCCCTGATGGCACCGCCCAAGACCGTGACCATCAGCCTGCTGGAAGAAGCACCCCTGCTGGCGCCGCCGCCCCCCCCTGCGGGCGTTCAGACGGCTCCCAGCACCAGCCGGGCCTCCTCCACGCCCCAGGAACCCCAGGTCACCCCCGTCCCCACTCCCAGTTCGCCTGTGGAATCGCCCATGCCCGCGGGCACGGCGCCGGCCCACGGCTCGGGGCCTGGCGTTTCCGGAGGTGTTCCCGGGGGCGTCGCCGGTGGAACGGTGGGTGGGGTCGTCGGGGGAACGGTCGGGGGCATCGTGCCGCCGCGCTTCGACGCGACCTACCTGCAGAACCCCCCGCCCGATTACCCCTCGCTCTCCCGCCGCCTGGGAGAAGAGGGTCGGATCATTCTCCGGGTGCTGATCTCCCCCGAGGGCCTGCCTCGGGATATCCAGCTCCAGGCCAGCAGTGGCTTCCCCCGCCTGGACCAGGCGGCCCTCCAGACCGTGCGCCGCTGGCGCTTCGCCCCCGCCATGCGCGGGGACGAGCCCCTGGCTGCCTGGGTCCTCGTTCCCATCCGATTCAACCTCGAGTCCTGA
- the purD gene encoding phosphoribosylamine--glycine ligase: MKILLLGSGGREHALALKLKASPMPVELVSAPGSDALGELGACVPLDLEDARGVAAWCAANRPGLVIAGPELPLVAGVADAVRALGIPVFGHDAETARLEGSKAVAKAFMERHGIPCAASWTVTDQTEGEALIRAWPHGYPIVLKADGLAAGKGVVLAETEREALATFRVFMAGQFGDASRTVVFEEPLVGMELSLHVLVDVDADHAAFATLPACQDHKRIFEGDRGPNTGGMGAFGPIPFLRDEDVQRLRAVLVEPTVKGLQRDGLRARGVLFLGVMWTAAGPKLLEYNVRFGDPETQVLMQLLDEDLAALLLEVAEGRLVSRDLKLKPHTAITVVLAAEDYPEGAKKGVPISIAPSAVTVIHAGTRKQDGQWLTHGGRVLNLATSAPDLAAARAAIETALPQVQWPGMQVRHDIGLKALKHAEAGKTVQDPW, translated from the coding sequence ATGAAGATCCTGCTCCTCGGCTCTGGCGGCCGGGAACATGCGCTGGCCCTGAAGCTGAAGGCCTCCCCGATGCCGGTGGAGCTGGTGTCGGCCCCCGGGAGCGATGCCCTGGGAGAGCTGGGCGCCTGCGTTCCCTTGGACCTGGAAGATGCCCGAGGCGTGGCCGCCTGGTGCGCCGCGAACCGCCCGGGCCTGGTGATCGCCGGGCCGGAGCTGCCCCTGGTGGCGGGCGTGGCGGATGCGGTGCGGGCCCTGGGCATTCCGGTCTTCGGGCACGATGCCGAGACGGCGCGGCTGGAAGGCAGCAAGGCTGTGGCCAAGGCCTTCATGGAACGGCACGGCATCCCCTGCGCCGCCAGCTGGACCGTGACCGATCAGACCGAGGGCGAAGCCCTCATCCGCGCCTGGCCGCACGGCTACCCCATCGTGCTGAAGGCTGATGGCCTGGCGGCGGGGAAGGGCGTGGTGCTGGCCGAGACCGAGCGCGAGGCCCTGGCGACCTTCCGGGTCTTCATGGCCGGCCAGTTCGGGGATGCCAGCCGCACGGTGGTCTTCGAAGAGCCCCTGGTGGGGATGGAGCTGTCCCTGCATGTGCTGGTGGATGTGGACGCCGATCACGCCGCGTTTGCAACGCTGCCCGCCTGCCAGGACCACAAGCGCATCTTCGAGGGCGACCGGGGCCCCAACACCGGCGGCATGGGCGCCTTCGGGCCCATCCCCTTCCTGCGGGACGAAGATGTCCAGCGCCTGCGCGCCGTGCTGGTGGAGCCGACGGTGAAGGGACTGCAGCGCGATGGCCTCAGGGCCCGGGGCGTGTTGTTCCTCGGCGTCATGTGGACGGCCGCGGGCCCGAAGCTGCTCGAATACAATGTGCGCTTCGGCGACCCGGAAACCCAGGTGCTCATGCAGCTTCTGGATGAGGATCTGGCCGCCCTGCTGCTGGAAGTCGCGGAAGGCCGCCTCGTCTCCCGCGACCTCAAGCTCAAGCCCCACACGGCCATCACGGTGGTGCTGGCTGCCGAGGATTACCCGGAAGGGGCCAAGAAGGGCGTCCCCATCTCGATCGCCCCCTCCGCCGTCACGGTGATCCATGCGGGGACCCGGAAGCAGGATGGACAGTGGCTGACCCATGGCGGCCGGGTGCTGAACCTGGCCACCTCCGCGCCCGACCTGGCCGCGGCCCGGGCCGCCATCGAGACCGCCCTGCCGCAGGTCCAGTGGCCCGGCATGCAGGTGCGCCACGACATCGGCCTCAAGGCCCTGAAGCACGCGGAGGCGGGGAAGACCGTTCAGGATCCCTGGTGA
- a CDS encoding TonB-dependent receptor, which produces MLLARVLPCVAVLSALGQSPVRAQEPAKSDAPAPTLSEVKVKATKVKPETREYQAVTVRTATKIEAPLKDIPQTVDQVPAALLKDQGARSLQDALKNVPGVGFSSGDGQRDQVSIRGFTAIGDQFVDGIRDDGLYFRDLSNVERVEVLKGPASVLYGRGSSGGMINRITKQPDGLTLREVELTAGTLGQRRGSFDLGGAAAGTNYRVTGALEDSGGFRNQSFLERQALAPSFGWRFSKDTRLTVQFDYLRDKRVTDFGLPGLLSTGRPVEVPRETYYGSANARKDDYSRSEVFGTTVTFEHRFSSSLSLRNAMRAYDFDLDRHNTLVGSVNETAGTVSLTHGDLRRQERGVFDQLELVQRLSTGSIHHQVLYGLEIGIQRKGARNFSFANAVTVSLYDPVLKPLPAFNYAVPAGDSLSHQKSLSGYVQDLVEFTPQWKALVGARWDRFDQSTQDFKAFKTLERTDTAWSPRAGLVFQPTEIQSYYLSFSRSFQPSAELLALAANNAAIDPERTRNWELGAKYDLFAGKGAATVALFNLERTGIKSTDPANPTLLIPVGTQRTNGLEASLGGEIAEGWRIRAGYAHLDGRITGSTPGTKVSGVAIEGHRPSLTPLDSGNLWINWDINPGWGAGLGLNTSGDRFASNSNLVRLGSYTTFDGAVYYRATRWDLALNLKNLTNRKYIAAGHGASDLLLVPGAPFSADLSLRLRL; this is translated from the coding sequence ATGCTTCTCGCCCGAGTTCTGCCTTGCGTCGCCGTCCTGTCCGCCCTGGGCCAATCCCCCGTCCGGGCCCAGGAACCCGCCAAGTCGGACGCTCCCGCCCCCACCCTGTCCGAAGTGAAGGTGAAGGCCACCAAGGTCAAGCCGGAAACGCGCGAGTACCAGGCGGTGACGGTCCGCACCGCCACCAAGATCGAGGCCCCCCTCAAGGACATCCCCCAGACCGTGGATCAGGTGCCCGCGGCCCTGCTGAAGGATCAGGGCGCGCGCTCCCTCCAGGACGCCCTCAAGAATGTGCCGGGTGTGGGCTTCAGCAGCGGCGACGGTCAGCGCGACCAGGTGAGCATCCGCGGCTTCACGGCCATCGGCGACCAGTTCGTGGATGGCATCCGCGACGACGGACTGTACTTCCGCGACCTCAGCAATGTCGAACGCGTCGAGGTGCTGAAGGGGCCCGCCTCCGTGCTCTACGGCCGCGGTTCTTCCGGCGGCATGATCAACCGCATCACCAAGCAGCCGGATGGCCTCACCCTCCGTGAGGTCGAGCTGACCGCCGGCACCCTCGGCCAGCGCCGCGGCAGCTTCGACCTGGGCGGGGCCGCGGCCGGAACTAACTACCGCGTGACCGGGGCCCTGGAGGATTCGGGTGGATTCCGCAACCAGTCCTTCCTGGAGCGCCAGGCCCTGGCGCCCTCCTTCGGCTGGCGCTTCTCCAAGGACACCCGGCTCACCGTCCAGTTCGACTACCTGCGCGACAAGCGCGTCACGGATTTCGGCCTTCCCGGCCTCCTCAGCACGGGCCGCCCCGTGGAGGTCCCCCGCGAAACCTACTACGGCTCCGCCAACGCCCGGAAGGACGACTACAGCCGGTCGGAAGTCTTCGGCACCACCGTCACCTTCGAGCACCGCTTCAGCTCCAGCCTCAGCCTCCGCAACGCCATGCGGGCCTACGACTTCGACCTGGACCGCCACAACACGCTGGTGGGCAGCGTGAACGAGACCGCCGGGACGGTCTCCCTCACCCACGGGGACCTGCGCCGTCAGGAGCGGGGCGTCTTCGATCAGCTGGAGCTGGTCCAGCGCCTCTCCACCGGCTCGATCCACCACCAGGTGCTGTACGGCCTTGAAATCGGCATCCAGCGCAAGGGGGCCCGCAACTTCTCCTTCGCCAATGCCGTCACCGTCTCCCTCTACGACCCCGTCCTGAAGCCCCTGCCCGCCTTCAACTACGCGGTGCCCGCCGGCGACAGCCTGAGCCACCAGAAGAGCCTCAGCGGCTATGTGCAGGATCTCGTCGAGTTCACGCCGCAGTGGAAGGCCCTCGTCGGCGCGCGGTGGGACCGCTTCGACCAATCCACCCAGGACTTCAAGGCCTTCAAGACGCTGGAGCGCACCGACACGGCCTGGAGCCCCCGCGCAGGGCTGGTCTTCCAGCCCACGGAGATCCAGTCCTACTACCTCTCCTTCAGCCGCAGCTTCCAGCCTTCCGCCGAGCTGCTGGCCCTGGCCGCGAACAACGCGGCCATCGACCCCGAGCGCACCCGCAACTGGGAACTGGGCGCCAAGTACGACCTCTTCGCCGGCAAGGGCGCGGCCACCGTGGCCCTCTTCAACCTCGAGCGCACGGGCATCAAGAGCACCGACCCCGCCAACCCCACCCTCCTCATCCCCGTGGGCACCCAGCGGACCAACGGCCTGGAAGCCAGCCTGGGGGGCGAGATCGCCGAGGGCTGGCGGATCCGCGCGGGCTATGCCCACCTGGACGGCCGCATCACCGGCTCCACGCCCGGCACCAAGGTCAGCGGCGTGGCCATCGAAGGCCACCGCCCCAGCCTCACGCCCCTCGACAGCGGCAACCTCTGGATCAACTGGGACATCAACCCCGGCTGGGGCGCCGGTCTCGGCCTGAACACCTCCGGAGACCGGTTCGCCTCGAACAGCAACCTGGTGCGGCTGGGCTCCTACACCACCTTCGATGGGGCCGTCTACTACCGGGCCACCCGTTGGGATCTGGCCCTGAACCTGAAGAACCTCACCAACAGGAAGTACATCGCCGCCGGTCACGGGGCCAGCGACCTGCTGCTGGTTCCCGGAGCGCCCTTCAGCGCCGACCTCAGCCTGCGCCTGCGGCTCTAG